The genomic region GGGGACTTTTTTCACATACAATTCACCACCTCGAGGGAGTCACAAAGGATTCCTAAACTACAcacgcagagacacacacacaaaatcacagATATATTCATTTTCCAGGAAAACTGGCAACAATGATGCTGTACACTAGACTGCATGTTAATGATTAATGATATCTGGCATAGTTCAGTAGATATCCCAAACGATCTTTCAAAAATTAAAGAACCTGATTTTACTTTTCAGTGTATTTGTATGTCAAAGAAAAATATCCCAAAAATGTGAGTAACACATGATTTGAGAGTCATCTTGACTTTGAGGTGAGAAGAAATGAACTCGGTGGTGCATTTACGTTAATACCCAAATGTTATTCTACAAATTGCCATTAAATCAGTCTTTAGGACAGAAGACATGGGATAAAACGTCTTTGGGAAGTACACTGCAGCTTTGTCCTCCTTAGTACCTCACTGAAAATTTGATTTGGACAGACATTAAACAAAATTGTGGATTCGTGGATGATGGGCTTGTGACACAACATCAAGaggatttcatgtttttttaatatgaacttCAAAAGCACTTTGGTGGCATTCTATGCAGAGAATGTGTTTTTCCCACAAATCAAATGACTGTGAACAATTCTCACACTGTTTAACTGTATTCTGTCGACAATAAACACGTTATCTGGGATGAGACATGGtaaatttgtaataaaatatgaattaaaatcTGAGAATTAGTTGGCTTTGACGCAAGTGAAGGCAGCTCAAAAACAGGACACACTCTGAATTTAAAAGATATAAAGTTGTTGTTGATATGGATGCGGTTATGTTTTATGCAAGCCTAGCGTTTGCCTGGGTCAACATGCTATTCCTCTACTAACAattaaatgagaaataaaaagacaattaaataaaaaactattaaaacgcAACAATAAACTACACTTAATGATATAATAACTGACATACAGTAGCTTGTCTTACATATGATCTATTAAATGCATGATAATGATAcctcaacttttgtttttctgctttggcTGGTTTtgcataacatttaaaaatgatgtaTTTTACATACAGTATGATGGCTGTCCAAATCTAGACTTAAAGATTCCATACCAGCAGACCAGTTTGGTTCCCGACTGGTCATCTCTGTTTTGGCCATATAATCGTTGGTCATCTCACAGATCACCCTGGTTGCATAGGCTTCTTGGCTCACTGCAAGCTCCACACTTTCCTGTTTGGCTTTGAGGAGTTCAACTAAAGTGCTTGATGTGGCTGTAGTGCCTCTTTCTGCTTCCCCATGTAGCTTCTTCCTTTCTGAGAGGTTATCTACCAAATGTTTACACACAAGGCTTTTCTTTATGGGATGCAGACTCCTTTTGACATGTTGGAGTTTCCCTGGGATGCTTGTCTGCATCAGAAAGAGGCCATTGCTGCAGATGAACTTCTGAGGGGCTAAAGGTTGAGAGGAGAACTGACTCTTAGTCAGAAGGTTGTTCCAATGTTCCGTTTTGTTCTGTAGCAATTCATTTAGTGCGCACAGCGGAGACTTACTGCTGCTGGTAACCTTTGTACCTATTCGTTTCAGGTGTCCCCTCACATGGTTAGAGATGCCAGTTTTGCTATCAAAACATTCCAAACACACAGGACACGTGTGTTGTCCTCGAGTTCCTGGCTTAACAGCTGTAATATAAGAACAGTGTGTCACAAtttaaggaaagaaaaaagctatTTTTAGTGTACATTTTGGAATGTGAAACTTTATAGATATAGATTTTCTATAGCTGCTTTTATATGTAAGTCATATAATAGACCCTACTGCCGATCACAGAAATACTAAATCGTAAACCCTATACCATATCCTGAAGTGCCACTTTGAAATGGTTGTGGAGCTTTGAAGAACTTTGACTTCTGTCATGGAGTAATTAACCAAAGCTTCTATAGAGAGGTGCGCAATATGCAATCCCACTGATTAAGATTATAGATGCTTGCTCCAACACATCCCTGGCTCCATTTCTTTCTCCTatcaaaaatgcaaaatgattTTCTTACTAAATTACAAAATATAATGTTATTCATCTTTTGATAGCATTTAAGGACATACAGAACACATCTGATAGGTGGCACGCTTACACTAAAATTCTACAGTATGTGCAGGCACCTAATATTGCACAAGCTAGGCTATAATGAGCCAATCGGTGTTAGGGATATTAGTTTTGGCACACAGTCCATTCAGACTCggtttgtatttattatttgttaaaataatCGTACCTTTTTTTCTCATGCCAGTAGAAATCTTTCTGCGGATTCTTGGCTGATAGTCCCACAACGCCACTTGCTCCGGTGAAACCATGTGCCGGGCATTGTAGCTCACCCCAGCTCTGTGAAGATGTCCTCGCACGTGATTGGACAGACCCACTCCGGACTCAAACGTGGCGGGACAGTAAGGACAGGGCTTATGTTTTACTGATGGTGTGGGGGACATATCAAAACTATCACTTGGAGATGTATTAGGCAATTCTGTGGAATCATCACTCACTGTCGTTTCAATGTGCTCCTCTTTGATTATGAGCTGTTCTATGTCACTGCAGTCTTCATCTCCATCATCTTCAACCTTGAGTGCGTGGGGGCTTTGGTGTTTGGCTGTAAAGCTCTGCCTCTTTTTCAAATACCTCCGAGCATATGAGTTCCTTTCATTCTCGCTGCTTTCCAAGAAGCTGCCTGTAGCTTCGCTGGTGTCATCACTGAAGTTATCATCACCCTCACAGCCTTTCTTTAACTCCCTAACTGCACACTGTTTCTTAAGCCTCTGGCTAAGCCCAGGCAATATATTACCATTCATTCTTTCAGTAGTGTTATGCAAAGGTGTAGTCATTTTTCCCATTGATGGAGAATTTTGGCTTACTTGTACTTGTAAACTCCCGTTTACGGGGTCATTTTTGCTTCCCTGACAGAACATCTGGTCCAATTTAAGCTTCCTGGCTGTAAAAGCAGCGGCTGTAGGACGGTTTGCCAGCTTTAAGCTGCCAAAAGCCCTGCGGTCATTGTTTTCAGCATCTTCTTGTACACAGGTGAGATCGGTTTCCACATCCAATTTTTCTGCTGGTTGTAAGAGTAACTTTCCATGCTTGTCGATTCTCCACAAATATGGCGACAGCATGCTTTTAGTGCAGCTGGCATTGGGTTTAAACTGATGACAATTTACAGTGTTGTCAACAGTTTTTTGAATGTGAATATCCCCCTTTTCAGTGGAACGGTCGAGTTTTTCCTTTAAAGTAGATTTAAATAGATTTGGTTTACATCGGGCCATTGTTTTATATTTGCCAACATATGGCATTTCAGAATGTTTTCCTAACACTACTTTGTCTCTCCTTGGGaaaaaactcattttacactGAAACGGAACATGTTGTGCTCCCTCTGCATCATTAGTATgactcattttcctgttttgagGCTGGTGTGTGTTGAGGTGTGCAACATGTAAGTGTGCTACAAGTGTCTGCCGTGTCAAGGAAATGTAATTACACTCCTCACAAAAGTAGTAGTGCTTCAAATTATCATGTGTTTTGGTACCCTGGACAAAGACTTTTTGGCAGTTACAACCAAACGTGCACCGAGAGCACGGCACTGTGGTGGCCCCATCTTCAAATTCAGTCTTTTTGAGACCTTCAATTTCCTCCATAAGTTTTTCCAGCCTATCTTGGTGAATAATGATGTGCCTCATGAGGGAGTTGCTATCACAGAACAAAAGCCCACACTCTCCGCATATAAAGGGCTGTGAATCATTCTCACTGTTCACCTGATTATGCTTGCCTAAATGATACATCATATGTCTATGGAAATGTCTTTTTTCCTTGAAATTAACATTGCATGTTGtgcatgaaaagaaaagtgaatcTCGTTCAAGTTGCTCTGCCTTCAACTGTTCCACTTTTGGACTAACACAGTTTTCATCTTCAGGGTCATTTTCCTCATTACTGCCTCCCTGCGCTGTGCTATAAATATGGCTCTCAGAGTCTAAAGCTATGTTCCGAGAAAGGTCTTTGAATGGCATAACTGAATATTTAATGTCAGATTGTGTACCCAAAAATTCATCTTTGTTGCCAGTGTCAACACTTTCAACATCATTACCACTGCAGAAATGTCTGTAGCTGTTGTTAACCTTTTCAAGACAGCCTAACATGCTTTTCGTGTGTGTATTGTGCTTCTTGTCTCTTTGGGGCATCACTTTGGTCTCCAGCCTTCTGTCGTTGTGCAAAAAGCATTTTCTTGTTGAATCCCACCTGATTACTTCAGTATTATCATAATCATCCAAGGAGACTCCAGACCGTTCCATGTCCCGTGGAgatcttgtttttattgtctgTTTTGTCAAAGGTTGGCTAATGTGCATTTGCTCTGCACTGTCACCTGACAGCGTGGAATAGGCCAGTTTAGACTCATTCTCCTCCGAGTGAGACAGTGGCGTGTTGACACCTGGCTGTGTGGCCGGTGTTTTTACGTCGGGTCCCACTGTGTTCTTCCAAGCGTCTGATTGAAGCTCACTAGGTGGTGGTAACACCTCGGGGCTCGTGTCCTTCTCCGCTTGCCACACGGCATCCAGGACACTGTTGGATAAAACAGTGCCTTTGTTCAGGACACAGTGTACCTCTGAGTTGGGGTGTGAACCAGGTCCATTAACAAGTGCTCCTGAAGGCAATGAATTGTCTGCATGGGGAACAGCAGGGACACTGCTGTATACAAATGGATTCGGCTGGGTTCCATTTAAAGGGTTTTCGTGTTCATCTGAGGACAGACCTGCAGCATTGTTCTTCGGGGAGAATGTGTGAGTCTGTAATGGCTCCCGAGTACGACCTGGGCTGTCAGACACCGATTCCACGTCTTTGTCCTCTTGCGCATTCAGCTTCAGATCAGACATAGCAGCGATACTTTCTGAAATATGAAGAAGAAAATTATTCTGCAAACTTTGAGCAAGTCAAATAAAGCGTGCAACGTCTTATACATATCTACACGTATACACAGTATAAATAGAAAAAGATAACTCTTGCACATAATATAGTAAAATTTaattctttttctctcattctCACTGACAATGTGGTGTTGttgaaaaaatctttttttttttccttttgggcTATTCCCACTGCTCTGTAAAATGAGAGTGGTATTATTCTGTGCCGCATTATGATTTTCCAACACCCTCTTTCGCCACCTCTATTCACAACAAACCCTGCTGTTAGCCTTGAATACCCTGGTGAGGATGCTTAATTATGTGAGCGTACCTCTGGGATACAACCTTCCTGCTTCTCCACCTAAAGTTCTCAGTCGCCTGCTAAAATTGACCAATTTCCATGGGAACAAAGTACACCTCCAATGAGATCATATTGCGTCTTATCACTCTGTGATGGTGCCAACACAGATCCCAGCATGAGACTGTTGTTACTTGAATCCTGACAAATTGGCAGGCACACAATCTGTctgaaatacaaacacagactcacacaaagaaaacatacaCTTTGGCGCATACACGTGGACAGGCATACAAATTCGTTTAAGAGTGGCTGATTTGAAAGCACAGTTACTCCATATTTATTTGGACAGTATGAAACCAAATAGCTCTGAGCTATTAAAAATAACTACAactaaaaatgtgcattttggaTCTTATAACAGATTATATTTTGCTGTCCAGAGCAGATTTAGTCTGAAACATATGCTCAGTGGATTTGACATCCAGGGCTGGTCGCTCTCTACAGGAAGCTGCATTGCTAACGAAGTGGTAAATTCAGTGTTAATGAGTGGCTTCACTGTTACCACCTCAGAGGTAAAACCTTCCGAGCTCCATATTCTCCCCATCTGTTGTGGTGTTAAAGGTTCGAAAGGGGAACAGACGCTCTACATTTAAAGCGAGCTTCACTGTTACCCCCAAACGGCAGGGTGGCAAAACCATCAAAATATCTTGGTTGAAAATGTGCAAGCCTCATTAGCAGCCAACTCACACAACTCGCTTCTATATATAAAGAACAGGGGCTCAACAGaaaagcaaattttaaaaatgtatttgcttcTATTTACTTCATTTAGTCAATGTTAAAAGGCTGACTTTGCCTTGCCTGAAGATATTTACAGGGATTATGAGCTTTAATACAGTTAAGCTGTATGCACAGATCAATCTGCTGTGAGCTTTTACTAACCCTGTCTGCTATTTTCCCCAAGACTCTCACTTTGTATTTTCAGTTTGGTAAATGAGATTTAGAAGCAATATCATGATCCCTTTTGTGTTCATCATTGTGTTCTGTTACACAATAGAAAACAATATAACACCTCTCTTTTATTGTGAagtctttaacattttttttgttcttccagCACCTACAGCTTCGATCGTGCATCTCATCTCGTGAACAAAATGATGTCTAGCAAATGCAATTCTCTATATACTACAGCTAAACCTCCAAGAACTACAATAAATGCAGCATTATTGGTACTAACACTTCATATACTATATGCACCATATTCAACTATTTTTATTGCTGATTGATTAATGATTGCTATTTACAAAACTGTTGCATTGCATTCATCCAGAAACTAcacatttagaaaataaaagtaCTGATTTTCACTTCACTAACAGTAAAAATGACTCAAGCTAACTCAAGCTATGCGGTTAATTTGATCTCCTGAAGCACGCTCTGATATTTGGTGGGCTGGGAAGCATGCCATGTACTCACGTTGGTATAGCTTTGAGTCTGGCTCTCAACTACAGCACGTGTCATGCTCTATTCCCTTTCATCCTCCTGTCATTCTCTACTGTGAACAATCCGAATTCGTGAAAATAGCATAACATTCGACTGTAAATTACTTGTTCTAGTACACAAGGTAAGGAGTAATTTTACATGTTCTTTTAGACATGTTCCAATATTCCTGTGAGAGCAGACAGATATTCCTAGAGTCAAAAACCTGCCTCTATTATAATGACAGAGTGCAAAGGTCACACGTTGTTAGCTAAATTCTGTCATTATTTTCTCTAGATCTCATGAGCCATCTATGTTATAAGGCTGGAACTTGGAGCAGTGCGATGACGGTCTAGGTTTCCagtcatttctgctgttttgggCAATCATTAGAACAAAAGGTCAAGTGAAGTGTGAAAATCAAAGGCtaataagacagaaaatatgGAGGAAGACATACAACGGATGAAGAAACCCGAGCTTATATCATTTCTAAAAATGGTAAATACAGGAGAGAGGCTATGTGCAAAAGTATGTTACATAATGTCTTTCACAGAGTTTATTTTACACCAGCGAAATCAAAAAGAATGTGCCTAGCTGATGACAGTAGGTGTTGGAGGTGTAGGAGAGTGCACTTATCCCGGCTGTGATGGAAAAAGCCGTGCTAAAATCAATACGAGTAATTGGGGAGTTTTATCTTTATCCTACATGTGAATGCAGCCTTTTATATACGGTTGATGTATTTGTTTATGCTGCCTAATAATATATAACACAACAGATATGGTTTAAGTAAGGGACTGTACTTTGAGATGAGACAGGTACAATACAGTGGGAAATACAGTGGGTGCAgtaatttattgaaatgtgcaaacaaacaaatataatataCAGTTTAAGGCACAAACAgcatttgtacaattctaatgagcttggaAGTCAATATTTGACtacttttattcttcagcacagcctgaactctctcagGCAAGCTTTcatgttatttctttttaaagttgtaTTCAGGAAGATCGATTCTGTGTGGTGAAAATATCAGTAAAAATATTGGTGTATTTTCCATTGTGCATTTTTGGACATTTGTTTTGGTGTTCTAACATATTTTTGCCTGAAATTACATCTAGAATTGACATTGCCATGTTATTCATTTCATGCCAGTGAAGTAAAGAATTAAATTCTGGCTATAGGTGTAGAATATTTGTTGTACCATTTTTGTGAAAGCagacatttattaaataaaatataaaataaaaatactgcaaCACTAAACTTTAAGTCACATGAGGACTACAAACTGATTGACCAGGAGGTTGGCACTGTAAGGCTGGAAATGTCCAAGCAAATTCATTCCTCTTGTTCAGCTGAAGACCCAGGCTGGCAGCACAGTGGAGACAACACTAAAGACCAACTGAGACCAGTCAGCCAAACCATTTCTGTTGCTGGAGCTGTCTGTATGGATCAAGAGCCAACCTTACATTCCTCTGCCATTGCCTTTGCTGGAGAAATGCCTGAACGAGGGGGGGCACAGTCCCTCAAGTACTGCACTACACAACTTCCTCAGTTAATAGGATCTATTGATTTATTTGACACAATGTGAATTTATGAAGCTGCCTCTTTAGTGTGAGAGTATCAAAGCGTGGCTCAAAACAAACAGACGGAGATTCAGCTTGACAATCCAGTAATCCCAAGGTGAGCAAGTTCTCAACGAAGGTGCCacggtgggggaaaaaaaagggagaaacaaACACATCGTAAAGTTTTTCTTCTGCTATCTTGGCCCTGCAGTTACCCACAGTACCACACACCAGAAAGGCAGGATGAAATTAGCAATGCACTGCCAAATCTCACTTCTCAAGCAGACTAACTGGCTtcttgcacacaaaaaaaaggaatgtgACACTACAAAACACAATTGCACATTCATAAAACACCATAAATTTCTTAAATTTGCacaagagaaaataaagagCAAGTGGCTTCACACAGCCTCTTTGTCAGGATTACATAGTATTCTTTTATCCCCCTGAATTCTTGTCACCCAAAGGTCATTTCCATAATAATGGTCTCCATCCTCCCTAATGGGATTTCGCCTGTGATTATGTATGCCAGCGTCTTGTGCAGACACTATCAGCTCTGTCATCCTGAATTGCACAAATGTAATTACACAAAGCCTTTGATAACTAAACAATGTAATTTACTGCTtgagtgaaaatatatattgGAGTTATACGACTCAAATTATAAACTAAAGGAAAACATGTTATACGAGTACCACAGAAGGTATGTTCCAAAGAATATCACGTTCTTTATAGTATGAACACATTAAATGGTAATGCATGCTttgaaaacaagaataaaagctCACAGGTAAGTATTACAGCAAGACGTCACTCAAAGGAATgagttttattcttttcaaGGCGTTAGATGGGACTCTAACATCTATGAACTAAAGATGAGGCTTGTCTCTTAGTCCCGCAaagtataaacaaaaaaaactgttagcATATATGGGATACATCCAGTCTTGGAACACAACTTCACTATGAAGAGTTGATAAAAAATAAGGATTATGGTTTTTAAGatctaaaaacaacattttagttAAGCGGCAGCCATCTACAGTGACTATGGCTCTTTGGCCTGCCTGTGTTCAGTATTTGACAGAAGACAGCAGCCTGTTACGTCAACCAATAAGCAGCCAGACAGATGGGCACGTAAGCTGTGGTTGTGCCTAAATAAGTAATCACTGGTCCccactgtttttcctttttattttcaaattaatttaaaataaaagtttggtTTACTAAACTTAAATCGATTATTTTATTGCATCCTCTCTAGTCAGTACAGCACTATGATGACATAATGAcactataaaaatgaacaaTTAATTGGTAGGATTTATTAACTGTATCTGACTTTTAAAGCCAGACCCGAAGACAAGACTTGAAA from Astatotilapia calliptera chromosome 23, fAstCal1.2, whole genome shotgun sequence harbors:
- the znf644b gene encoding zinc finger protein 644 isoform X3, with product MSDLKLNAQEDKDVESVSDSPGRTREPLQTHTFSPKNNAAGLSSDEHENPLNGTQPNPFVYSSVPAVPHADNSLPSGALVNGPGSHPNSEVHCVLNKGTVLSNSVLDAVWQAEKDTSPEVLPPPSELQSDAWKNTVGPDVKTPATQPGVNTPLSHSEENESKLAYSTLSGDSAEQMHISQPLTKQTIKTRSPRDMERSGVSLDDYDNTEVIRWDSTRKCFLHNDRRLETKVMPQRDKKHNTHTKSMLGCLEKVNNSYRHFCSGNDVESVDTGNKDEFLGTQSDIKYSVMPFKDLSRNIALDSESHIYSTAQGGSNEENDPEDENCVSPKVEQLKAEQLERDSLFFSCTTCNVNFKEKRHFHRHMMYHLGKHNQVNSENDSQPFICGECGLLFCDSNSLMRHIIIHQDRLEKLMEEIEGLKKTEFEDGATTVPCSRCTFGCNCQKVFVQGTKTHDNLKHYYFCEECNYISLTRQTLVAHLHVAHLNTHQPQNRKMSHTNDAEGAQHVPFQCKMSFFPRRDKVVLGKHSEMPYVGKYKTMARCKPNLFKSTLKEKLDRSTEKGDIHIQKTVDNTVNCHQFKPNASCTKSMLSPYLWRIDKHGKLLLQPAEKLDVETDLTCVQEDAENNDRRAFGSLKLANRPTAAAFTARKLKLDQMFCQGSKNDPVNGSLQVQVSQNSPSMGKMTTPLHNTTERMNGNILPGLSQRLKKQCAVRELKKGCEGDDNFSDDTSEATGSFLESSENERNSYARRYLKKRQSFTAKHQSPHALKVEDDGDEDCSDIEQLIIKEEHIETTSGVGLSNHVRGHLHRAGVSYNARHMVSPEQVALWDYQPRIRRKISTGMRKKAVKPGTRGQHTCPVCLECFDSKTGISNHVRGHLKRIGTKVTSSSKSPLCALNELLQNKTEHWNNLLTKSQFSSQPLAPQKFICSNGLFLMQTSIPGKLQHVKRSLHPIKKSLVCKHLVDNLSERKKLHGEAERGTTATSSTLVELLKAKQESVELAVSQEAYATRVICEMTNDYMAKTEMTSREPNWSAGECDSKKIYIQCDSTFPTVSQLPGHIQANAHRKRIAIFEEEDYDFRKKKPRQRPELKNNNLPSLNTEMCTLTCRFCDLVFHGPFSIQEDWIRHLQRHLLHTSVPHSGRGMVEVLALHQKIQLSMSHEDPETG
- the znf644b gene encoding zinc finger protein 644 isoform X2 — its product is MSDLKLNAQEDKDVESVSDSPGRTREPLQTHTFSPKNNAAGLSSDEHENPLNGTQPNPFVYSSVPAVPHADNSLPSGALVNGPGSHPNSEVHCVLNKGTVLSNSVLDAVWQAEKDTSPEVLPPPSELQSDAWKNTVGPDVKTPATQPGVNTPLSHSEENESKLAYSTLSGDSAEQMHISQPLTKQTIKTRSPRDMERSGVSLDDYDNTEVIRWDSTRKCFLHNDRRLETKVMPQRDKKHNTHTKSMLGCLEKVNNSYRHFCSGNDVESVDTGNKDEFLGTQSDIKYSVMPFKDLSRNIALDSESHIYSTAQGGSNEENDPEDENCVSPKVEQLKAEQLERDSLFFSCTTCNVNFKEKRHFHRHMMYHLGKHNQVNSENDSQPFICGECGLLFCDSNSLMRHIIIHQDRLEKLMEEIEGLKKTEFEDGATTVPCSRCTFGCNCQKVFVQGTKTHDNLKHYYFCEECNYISLTRQTLVAHLHVAHLNTHQPQNRKMSHTNDAEGAQHVPFQCKMSFFPRRDKVVLGKHSEMPYVGKYKTMARCKPNLFKSTLKEKLDRSTEKGDIHIQKTVDNTVNCHQFKPNASCTKSMLSPYLWRIDKHGKLLLQPAEKLDVETDLTCVQEDAENNDRRAFGSLKLANRPTAAAFTARKLKLDQMFCQGSKNDPVNGSLQVQVSQNSPSMGKMTTPLHNTTERMNGNILPGLSQRLKKQCAVRELKKGCEGDDNFSDDTSEATGSFLESSENERNSYARRYLKKRQSFTAKHQSPHALKVEDDGDEDCSDIEQLIIKEEHIETTVSDDSTELPNTSPSDSFDMSPTPSVKHKPCPYCPATFESGVGLSNHVRGHLHRAGVSYNARHMVSPEQVALWDYQPRIRRKISTGMRKKAVKPGTRGQHTCPVCLECFDSKTGISNHVRGHLKRIGTKVTSSTPQKFICSNGLFLMQTSIPGKLQHVKRSLHPIKKSLVCKHLVDNLSERKKLHGEAERGTTATSSTLVELLKAKQESVELAVSQEAYATRVICEMTNDYMAKTEMTSREPNWSAGECDSKKIYIQCDSTFPTVSQLPGHIQANAHRKRIAIFEEEDYDFRKKKPRQRPELKNNNLPSLNTEMCTLTCRFCDLVFHGPFSIQEDWIRHLQRHLLHTSVPHSGRGMVEVLALHQKIQLSMSHEDPETG
- the znf644b gene encoding zinc finger protein 644 isoform X1, yielding MSDLKLNAQEDKDVESVSDSPGRTREPLQTHTFSPKNNAAGLSSDEHENPLNGTQPNPFVYSSVPAVPHADNSLPSGALVNGPGSHPNSEVHCVLNKGTVLSNSVLDAVWQAEKDTSPEVLPPPSELQSDAWKNTVGPDVKTPATQPGVNTPLSHSEENESKLAYSTLSGDSAEQMHISQPLTKQTIKTRSPRDMERSGVSLDDYDNTEVIRWDSTRKCFLHNDRRLETKVMPQRDKKHNTHTKSMLGCLEKVNNSYRHFCSGNDVESVDTGNKDEFLGTQSDIKYSVMPFKDLSRNIALDSESHIYSTAQGGSNEENDPEDENCVSPKVEQLKAEQLERDSLFFSCTTCNVNFKEKRHFHRHMMYHLGKHNQVNSENDSQPFICGECGLLFCDSNSLMRHIIIHQDRLEKLMEEIEGLKKTEFEDGATTVPCSRCTFGCNCQKVFVQGTKTHDNLKHYYFCEECNYISLTRQTLVAHLHVAHLNTHQPQNRKMSHTNDAEGAQHVPFQCKMSFFPRRDKVVLGKHSEMPYVGKYKTMARCKPNLFKSTLKEKLDRSTEKGDIHIQKTVDNTVNCHQFKPNASCTKSMLSPYLWRIDKHGKLLLQPAEKLDVETDLTCVQEDAENNDRRAFGSLKLANRPTAAAFTARKLKLDQMFCQGSKNDPVNGSLQVQVSQNSPSMGKMTTPLHNTTERMNGNILPGLSQRLKKQCAVRELKKGCEGDDNFSDDTSEATGSFLESSENERNSYARRYLKKRQSFTAKHQSPHALKVEDDGDEDCSDIEQLIIKEEHIETTVSDDSTELPNTSPSDSFDMSPTPSVKHKPCPYCPATFESGVGLSNHVRGHLHRAGVSYNARHMVSPEQVALWDYQPRIRRKISTGMRKKAVKPGTRGQHTCPVCLECFDSKTGISNHVRGHLKRIGTKVTSSSKSPLCALNELLQNKTEHWNNLLTKSQFSSQPLAPQKFICSNGLFLMQTSIPGKLQHVKRSLHPIKKSLVCKHLVDNLSERKKLHGEAERGTTATSSTLVELLKAKQESVELAVSQEAYATRVICEMTNDYMAKTEMTSREPNWSAGECDSKKIYIQCDSTFPTVSQLPGHIQANAHRKRIAIFEEEDYDFRKKKPRQRPELKNNNLPSLNTEMCTLTCRFCDLVFHGPFSIQEDWIRHLQRHLLHTSVPHSGRGMVEVLALHQKIQLSMSHEDPETG